In Crassostrea angulata isolate pt1a10 chromosome 6, ASM2561291v2, whole genome shotgun sequence, a genomic segment contains:
- the LOC128188294 gene encoding transmembrane protein 272-like codes for MSSIYGQVKFAKENSDGNISFLASIVAIFCASTVVIVLLVIVGLVLPIAPIVIGALYLDDCPLEKYIPIYLVVTGSMSMLYCCCGRCCERKQEEEGSFIDNVKANVSRFCALCVTAWFIAGNVWVFSSYGDLSTDPASGNYCHPIAFNFAFWYIIVMYSLCVFFILLVGCCFCAAACTIACTEREEAPQNHAQVSVIAGVKYNV; via the exons ATGTCTTCTATTTATGGACAAGTCAAGTTTGCCAAGGAAAATTCTGATGGCAATATCAGCTTCCTCGCTTCAATCGTTGCTATTTTTTGTGCCTCAA CGGTGGTGATTGTGTTGTTGGTGATTGTCGGGCTTGTCCTGCCCATTGCTCCCATCGTCATTG GAGCTTTGTACCTGGACGATTGTCCATTGGAAAAATACATTCCGATTTACCTGGTGGTTACTGGTTCGATGTCGATGTTGTATTGTTGTTGTGGACGCTGTTGCGAAAGAAAACAGGAAGAGGAGGGGTCATTCATTGACAATGTGAAGGCCAACGTTTCCCGATTCTGCGCACTATGTGTGACTGCATGGTTTATTGCTG gAAACGTGTGGGTCTTCTCTTCCTATGGGGACCTGAGCACAGACCCCGCCTCCGGGAATTACTGTCATCCGATCGCCTTTAACTTTGCGTTCTGGTATATCATTGTCATGTACAGTCTGTGCGTTTTCTTCATTCTGTTGGTCGGCTGTTGTTTTTGCGCGGCCGCCTGTACTATTGCTTGTACAGAACGAGAGGAGGCGCCACAAAATCACGCACAGGTGTCGGTGATTGCAGGAGTAAAATATAACGTGTGA